The nucleotide window GTCCCAGGGAGGCAAGAACACCAATGTACATGAATATGGTGTCTCAGCATATTTGATCTGGACTACAGGCTCCCTCAAGTGCTGCTGTAGTTGgctaacaaaaatatataaCCATTAGACACTTTCCTCCAGTGCTGCCTTGATATAATAAACATTGTATGAAAGAATGATAGGTATCACAGGTTTGATTTCAAGCAACAGTTAGAAAGATGGCTAGTGTACTTACTTGGAGTAGGTCAGTTGATTccatctctctgttttttattttcacatctcTGGTGTAGTTTATAAATATAGGTGTACTCTCCAAGATTCTGATCACAGATGGTGTACACCATTTTAGACCTGAACCTGAACCTGAAGTTGAAGTTGAAGTGCCACGTCCTGCTAGAAGAGGTGAAGTAGTACAGGAACGGATTGAGGCAACAGTTGAAACTCACCAGGGCTAAGGTGACCCTTCGCATTTTGTAGATCAGGTTAGTAAATGACTTGTTCTGGATGACCTGgcttctcattaaaaaatggAGGAAATGGGTGAGGTGGTAtgggagaaagcagaaagtacAAATGAGCAAGATGATGTAGATGGTAGTCAGAGCTTTCCTCTTGCGAATGCTGTGTTTGATCTGGGAGATCCTCCTCGCAATCAGAGGGTAGCAGATCAGAATGATGGAAAACGGGatgacaaaaccaaaaaccaaggCCAGGATGTTGTAAAGGGCCATGCGAGAAATCCAGCTGCTCCTTGCAAAGTTCTCAAAACACATGGTGGTGTTCCTGAGGCCTTTGTTGTGGAGGGGACCACCGAAAATGAGCG belongs to Meleagris gallopavo isolate NT-WF06-2002-E0010 breed Aviagen turkey brand Nicholas breeding stock chromosome 23, Turkey_5.1, whole genome shotgun sequence and includes:
- the LOC116216169 gene encoding lysophosphatidic acid receptor 6-like gives rise to the protein MAYNFYPVGHPYTSTEIMANVSWTEGVSNRTAVRLEADFQYSLFTIIYSIVFMLGLTENISALYLLSNKARHTSPSYIYMINLALADTLFVCVLPFKIHYHLNRNNWIFGDMACRITGTLYYINIYLSIVFFTCICVDRYIAVLHPFTYIQIRVTHYVVVATILWVVALSIMVALIFGGPLHNKGLRNTTMCFENFARSSWISRMALYNILALVFGFVIPFSIILICYPLIARRISQIKHSIRKRKALTTIYIILLICTFCFLPYHLTHFLHFLMRSQVIQNKSFTNLIYKMRRVTLALVSFNCCLNPFLYYFTSSSRTWHFNFNFRFRFRSKMVYTICDQNLGEYTYIYKLHQRCENKKQRDGIN